ACGAAGACCTCCGTGATTCCAAACCCGAGGCCGAGGAAAACCCCTGTTCCGAGGCTCTTTCCCTTGACGAGGAGGTATTTGACACCCTCCTGGACGATGCCGGCGACGAGGCCGAGCCATATGGAAACGCCTATCGTGAAGGCCGTTCCCCTCGCTATCACATCGGCGTTCTCCCTGATGCCCATCCCGAGGAGGGGGAGCTGCTGGAGGGGGTTCTGGACGATGAGGGCTATGAAAAACGCCGCCAGGCCGAGGAGGAACTCCCCCCACCTCTGCTTCCTGAAGCCGAGGAGGTAAACCGTGGCCCAGGCTAACAATCCCCCGATTATTGGAAAGGGAAGGAGGTACATGCTCACTCCCCCTCTATCTTCTCAACCACCACCGCGGTTCCGTAGGCGTATATCTCGGCCATGCCAGAGGCCACCGCTGAAGTCATGAAGCGAACCCCTATGACCGCGTTGGCGCCCATATCCTCGGCGTGGAGCTTCATCCTCCTTAAGGCCTCTTCCCTTGCCTCGGCCAGCATCTGTGTGTACTCCTGAACCTCCCCTCCCTTGAGGTTCTTGAAGAAGGCCATTATATCCCTCCCGACGTGGGTTGCCCTGACGATACCGCCCCTGGCGAGGCCCTTGATCTCGACCACCCGGTAGCCGGGTATCGATTCGGTGGTGGTAACTATCATATCCTCCATACCAGTCACCCCGATGCATCGAACTTCGAGGTATAGTGGAGCGCCGGAGTATTTAAGGGTTTCTTCAGTTGCCCAAAAAGGAAGGGGAGGGTCTCATGCGGAGTGCTGATAGACCACCGCGGTGTCGGAGTCGTCGTATATTTCCTGAGGCGCCACTCCCCAGAGGTACTTCCAGGAGAAGCCGGGGTGGGCGTCGATGTCCGGCCCGCCGGCGACCATGTAAGCCGCCCAGACCAGCTCAGAACAGTAGTACGACCTTCCATAAACCTGCTTGGTCCACATGGCAAAGTCGTAGGGCTTGCCGACCTGGGCTAGGGCGAATCCAACCGCCCCTGCCCTGGTGTCCTCGGGGGCAGAGACCCTCAGGAGGGCGACGCTGTCGTACCTCTCCAGGTACTCCCGGAGGGTTATTACCCTGACCCCGCTGAACCACGCCTCCACGACGTACCACTCGCCGTTCTCCCTGTAGGCTACGAGGGCACTGTGGGTCCAATAGCCGGGGATGAGCCAGTCGCTGTCCTGACTGTGTCCGACGAGGACATCACCAACCTGGACGTCCTCTGGGATGGGGTGAGTGTAGGTTCCCCCTCCTCCAAGGGCGGAGGCCGGTGTGGACACTGCCGCAATGACCAAAAACACCACAATCCAAAAACGGATCTTCACTTTCGTCACCTCCAGGATGCCTCTATTTTGCTTTAGTCAATAAAAAACTTCGTATTCCTCAAGAATTTCCTACTAAATTACGAATAAAATCCGGAAACTTGAGGGGCGGAAAAAAGGATATGGAAGAAGTCAGGCCTCGTGCTTGTAGATGGTGTAGGTCATCGGGTCGTCGTAGACCTCCTGCGGGGCGACCGAGTAGAAGTAGGTCCAGTCGAAGGCACCGTCGTTCAGGTCGAGGTTTATCTCGTAGTTGCTGGCGACGAGGTATGCCGCCCAGACGAGCTGGGAGCAGTAGTACTTGTCGTCGTAGACTTTCGGCTTGCCTATGTAGTTGTAGTTGTAGGGCTTGCCGAGCTGCTGGTAGGCGAACTCTATCGCCCTCTGCCTGACGTCGTCGGTGGTCTTAACGCGCTGGAGGGCGACGACGTCGTACCTGCTGAGGAACTCGCTGAGCGGGCTGACGATGACGCCCTTGCCTATCTTGGCCTCTATGACCATCCAGTCGTCGATGGTGTCGTTGTACCAGGCGACCATGGCGACGTGTATCCAGTAGCCCGGAATGATGGCGTTGAAGAGGTCCGGGCTGTGGCCGTAGACGAGGTCGCCGGGCCTGACGTCGGTCGGATACGGGTGCTGGTAAGTCCTGGTGTCCCAAATGTAGTTCAGGAGGTCGCCGGCGCTGGCGCTTGGAATGGTGGCCCCCAGAAGGAGGAACACCACTGCTATTATTCCAATCTTCCTCATTCTATCACCCCCCTGATTGGGCGGGATTAAAGTTGGACAACGGGGTTAATAAGTTTTATTCTCGCTCGTTGTTTATCATGGGCATAATCTGCGTGGTTTTGAAGTACTTTGTGTAAAAATACGTTGTGGGTGCTCTGGGGAAGAAGAGAAAACAGAAGGGGTGCTCAGGCTGAGTGGTAGTATATCACGTAGGTATCTCCATCGTCGTAGACTTCCTGGGGTGCGACGCCGTTGAGGTACGTCCAGCTCCATCCCGGGTTGGCGTCGATGTCCGGACCACCGGCGGCCATGTAAGCCGCCCAAACAAGCTCTGAGCAGTAATAGCTGTCACCGTAGACCTGCTTAGTCCACCAGCCCCAGTCGTAGGGCTTCCCCAGCTGGTAGTAGGCGAAGTAGACCGCGTTGTACCTCACGTAGTCGCTGGTGGCGACGCGCAGGACTGCCACGGTG
This window of the Thermococcus siculi genome carries:
- a CDS encoding YiiX/YebB-like N1pC/P60 family cysteine hydrolase, coding for MRKIGIIAVVFLLLGATIPSASAGDLLNYIWDTRTYQHPYPTDVRPGDLVYGHSPDLFNAIIPGYWIHVAMVAWYNDTIDDWMVIEAKIGKGVIVSPLSEFLSRYDVVALQRVKTTDDVRQRAIEFAYQQLGKPYNYNYIGKPKVYDDKYYCSQLVWAAYLVASNYEINLDLNDGAFDWTYFYSVAPQEVYDDPMTYTIYKHEA
- a CDS encoding YiiX/YebB-like N1pC/P60 family cysteine hydrolase; protein product: MKIRFWIVVFLVIAAVSTPASALGGGGTYTHPIPEDVQVGDVLVGHSQDSDWLIPGYWTHSALVAYRENGEWYVVEAWFSGVRVITLREYLERYDSVALLRVSAPEDTRAGAVGFALAQVGKPYDFAMWTKQVYGRSYYCSELVWAAYMVAGGPDIDAHPGFSWKYLWGVAPQEIYDDSDTAVVYQHSA
- a CDS encoding heavy metal-binding domain-containing protein, translating into MEDMIVTTTESIPGYRVVEIKGLARGGIVRATHVGRDIMAFFKNLKGGEVQEYTQMLAEAREEALRRMKLHAEDMGANAVIGVRFMTSAVASGMAEIYAYGTAVVVEKIEGE